Within Bacteroidales bacterium, the genomic segment TGGAGCACGTCCGGGTGCAAGGCGTGAAGTTGTTGAATCATACATAAAAAGATTAAAAGACCTCGAAACAATTGCTCTTTCTTATCCCGGCGTTGTTTCTACTTATGCAATTCAGGCAGGAAGAGAGTTAAGAGTTATGGTAGGCAGCGATAAAGTTTCAGATACCGAAGCAAATCAGCTTGCTTACGATTTATCGCAAAAGATACAAAGCGAAATGACTTACCCGGGACAAATAAAAATTACTGTCATCCGCGAAACAAGGGCTGTGGCGTTGGCAAAATAAAAAAAATAAATATCGAATATCGAATAATGAATATTGAAGTAAAAAAAACTTCATGATTCAATATTCGTTATTGAAGACATCTTCAAATAAATTTTACTCAATATACAAAACAAGCCCTTTCAAATATTCGCCTTCGGGATGATACACGGAAACGGGATGGTCGGGTGATTGCGATAAATGATGCAAAACCTTAACTTTTCTTTTTGCAATTATCGAAGCTGACATTATTGTTCTATAAAACATTTCTCGTGAAATAACCTGCGAACAAGAAAAAGTAAAAATAATTCCACCTTCTTCAATATTTTTTATTGCCAATGTATTCAAACGCTGGTATCCTCTTATGGCATTATGCCTTGCATCCTTATGTTTGGCAAATGCAGGTGGGTCTAAGATAATGAGATTGTATTTATTTTTATTTTCTTCTAAAAAATCAAATGTATCAGCAGCAATTGCTTCATGATTTTTATAATCGGGAAAATTTAATTCTATATTTTTATTTGTAAGTTCAACAGCCGACTTTGATGAATCAACAGAATGAACGATTGCAGCGCCGGCTTTAATTGCATAAACCGAAAATCCTCCCGTGTAACAAAATGTATTTAAAACTTTTTTCCCATTTGAATATTTTGAAAGAAGGTTTCTGTTTTCTCTCTGGTCAATGAAAAAGCCTGTCTTTTGCCCGTTAACCCAATCAACATAAAATTTATTGCAATTTTCTGTAATTATTGAAGGTGTTTCTAAATTACCAACCAAATATTCATTTATACTATTTCCCGAAGATTCGCTTTTAAAATAAACAGAATTTATTTCTTCTTGCATCACTTTTAATAATGCTTCTGCAATTAGTTTCCTGTCATTTTGAATTCCGGCAGAATGTGCCTGAATAACGGCAGTTTGAGCGTAAACATCAATTATCAACCCCGGTAATCCATCTCCTTCGCCATAAACCAAGCGATATGAATTTGTTTCTGCTGAAGGTAAATTTATTTCTTTTCTGAATTTGTAAGCAGCAGATAATTTCATTTTCCAGAATTCAATATCGGGAATACATTCTTCGAATGATAATATTCTAACCGATATTGAACCTTTGTTCTGATAATGCCCTGCACCGAGAAAATTATTTTTTGCACTGTAAACATTAACCCAATCTCCGTTTGCAGGATTTCCTTCAATGCTTTTAACAGCACCCGAAAACACCCATGGATGATAGCGCAGCAGCGATTCTTCTTTTCTCTTTTTAAGAATTATTCTTGATTTTATTTCCATTTTAAAAAATGTTGTTTATTAAAATTGATGAATTTTATATTGAAAACCCCCGCAAGGGTTTAGAACCCTTGCGGGGGTTTCAACTTATTTAACCCAAATGAAAAAACTATGTTCTCAAATAAGATGCACCATTTACATCAATTATGCATCCAGTCATATATCCTGCTTTATCGGAAGCCAGCATCGAAACTGCATAAGCTATTTCTTCAGGTTTTGCAGCTCTGTTCAAAGGACTTTGTGCAAGAATTTTTTCTTTATCGCTGCCATGAATAAACTCAGTTGCCATATCCGTATCAACAAATCCGGGAGCAATAACTCCGACGAAAATATTGTATTTACCAAGTTTCAACGCCAGCGACTGACTTAATGAATTCACTCCTGCTTTGCTTGCACCATAAGCAGTATAATCGGGTTCGCCCCTGAATGCACCTCTCGAAGAAATATTTATTATTTTACCGTATTTTTGTTTTATCATGTGTTGTGAAACAAGATAACAAACATTTGCAACGCCAATGAGATTCAAATCAATCGTCTGCTTCCATGAGTTTTTCCAATCACTGTAACTTACTTCGTCAATACTGTGTTTTTTATATAATCCCGCATTATTGACAAGTACATCTATTCTTCCGAATTTTCCGATAACTTCATTTACCATTTTTTCACAATCATCAGGATTGCTTATATCGGCTTTAATCATTATATGATTGCTTCCATTCAATTCTTCCAATGTTTGTTTTGTAGCTTTTTCATTAACATTAAATGAAATCGCAACGTTTGCTCCAAGTTCGGCAAATGCCTTAGCAGTAGCTTTTCCAATACCTCTTGAGCCGCCGGTTATTAAAACATATTTGTTTTTAAAATCTTCCATTTTTATGTATTTAATTTATTTTACTTTAAATCCGATTTTTAAAATATTTTTAACAACTGTAGCAATAAGTCACAAGCTTCGAGCTACGAGCTAAAAGCTATGAGAAAAAAGAGGTTAACAACAAATTACAAACATTTTATTTTTTTAAAATAATTACAAATTAAAAACTATAAACACTTAATTTTGCAATTATGAAAACAAAGTTAATATTTTTTATAATATCGGTTTCAATAACACTTTCTTCATTTTCGCAAAATAAAAATGATTCCCTCTCTCCTTTAAATAAACTCAAATTCACAATAGATAGCTTAAAAAAAGACAAAACTTTAAAAAACGAACAATGGAGTTTTTGTGTAAAAAAAATTGATAACGATAGTTTAATTTGCAAATACAAAAGTGATACAGGATTGATTCCTGCTTCAACAATGAAAGTAATAACAACCATTGCCGCAATAAAAATTCTCGGTGAAGAATTTAGATTTAAAACTTTTCTCGGATATGACGGAAAAATAAATAAAGACAGTATATTAAAAGGAAACATTTTTATAATTGGCGGCGGCGACCCAACACTTGGCTCATGCAGGTTCGGAAGTAATGATTCATTAGTATTATCTCACTGGACAGAAATAATAAAAAATAAAGGAATTAAAAAAATTGATGGAAATATTATTGCAAATGCTGATTTTTTTAAAGATTCAATTATTCCTGCATCATGGGATACTGCTGATATAGGTAATTATTATGGTGCCGGTTGTGCCGGTTTAAATTTCAACGAAAATTCATATAATATTTATTTTAAATCCGGAAAATATATTGGCG encodes:
- a CDS encoding SDR family oxidoreductase, whose product is MEDFKNKYVLITGGSRGIGKATAKAFAELGANVAISFNVNEKATKQTLEELNGSNHIMIKADISNPDDCEKMVNEVIGKFGRIDVLVNNAGLYKKHSIDEVSYSDWKNSWKQTIDLNLIGVANVCYLVSQHMIKQKYGKIINISSRGAFRGEPDYTAYGASKAGVNSLSQSLALKLGKYNIFVGVIAPGFVDTDMATEFIHGSDKEKILAQSPLNRAAKPEEIAYAVSMLASDKAGYMTGCIIDVNGASYLRT
- a CDS encoding class I SAM-dependent rRNA methyltransferase, whose amino-acid sequence is MEIKSRIILKKRKEESLLRYHPWVFSGAVKSIEGNPANGDWVNVYSAKNNFLGAGHYQNKGSISVRILSFEECIPDIEFWKMKLSAAYKFRKEINLPSAETNSYRLVYGEGDGLPGLIIDVYAQTAVIQAHSAGIQNDRKLIAEALLKVMQEEINSVYFKSESSGNSINEYLVGNLETPSIITENCNKFYVDWVNGQKTGFFIDQRENRNLLSKYSNGKKVLNTFCYTGGFSVYAIKAGAAIVHSVDSSKSAVELTNKNIELNFPDYKNHEAIAADTFDFLEENKNKYNLIILDPPAFAKHKDARHNAIRGYQRLNTLAIKNIEEGGIIFTFSCSQVISREMFYRTIMSASIIAKRKVKVLHHLSQSPDHPVSVYHPEGEYLKGLVLYIE